From the genome of Paracoccus seriniphilus, one region includes:
- a CDS encoding L-serine ammonia-lyase, producing MFLSVFDLFKIGVGPSSSHTMGPMVAGARFLEALRQQPFRAAGLRASLHGSLAFTGKGHATDRATILGLAGFVPATMDALTAEEALAANRDSRSLSPEGLGTLRFDPEKDLIFDYDNALPGHANGMTLSATDAQGDVIFHQVYYSVGGGFVLTEEELARKGSEDRSDAVAKVPFAFSTAAEMLEMSARSGKSIAQMKRANELVFRSDAQLRDGLMKIWQVMRDCMDRGLEARGTLPGGLNVRRRAGSIHEKLLAERGMNLTAPHVINDWMSVYAMAVNEENAAGGQVVTAPTNGAAGVVPAVIRYWLDHVPGATERALPDFLLTAAAVGGLIKHNASISGAECGCQAEVGSASAMAAAGLAAVLGGTPEQIENAAEIALEHHLGMTCDPVKGLVQVPCIERNGLGAIKAVSAASLALRGDGHHLVPLDAAIETMRQTGRDMSEKYKETSLGGLAVNIPNC from the coding sequence ATGTTCCTTTCGGTCTTCGATCTGTTCAAAATCGGCGTCGGCCCGTCCTCGTCCCATACGATGGGTCCGATGGTGGCGGGCGCACGTTTTCTGGAAGCCCTGCGCCAGCAACCTTTCCGCGCCGCCGGGCTGCGCGCCAGCCTGCATGGCAGCCTGGCCTTTACCGGCAAGGGCCATGCCACCGATCGCGCCACGATCCTGGGGCTGGCCGGCTTCGTTCCGGCGACGATGGACGCCCTGACCGCCGAAGAGGCGCTCGCCGCCAATCGCGACAGCCGCAGCCTGTCCCCCGAAGGGCTGGGCACCCTGCGCTTCGACCCCGAAAAGGACCTGATTTTCGACTATGACAACGCCCTGCCCGGCCATGCCAACGGCATGACCCTGTCGGCCACCGATGCGCAGGGCGACGTGATCTTTCACCAGGTCTATTATTCGGTCGGCGGCGGCTTTGTCCTGACCGAGGAAGAACTGGCCCGCAAGGGCAGCGAAGACCGCAGCGATGCGGTCGCCAAGGTGCCCTTTGCCTTTTCGACCGCTGCCGAAATGCTGGAAATGTCGGCAAGATCCGGCAAGAGCATCGCCCAGATGAAACGCGCCAACGAGTTGGTCTTTCGCAGCGACGCTCAATTGCGTGACGGTCTGATGAAGATCTGGCAGGTCATGCGCGACTGCATGGATCGCGGTCTGGAAGCACGCGGAACCCTGCCCGGCGGGCTGAATGTCAGACGCCGAGCCGGCAGCATCCACGAAAAGCTGCTGGCCGAACGCGGCATGAATCTGACCGCGCCCCATGTCATCAACGACTGGATGTCGGTCTATGCCATGGCCGTGAACGAGGAGAATGCCGCAGGCGGACAGGTCGTTACCGCTCCGACCAATGGGGCCGCCGGGGTTGTGCCCGCAGTGATCCGCTATTGGCTGGACCACGTGCCCGGCGCCACGGAACGCGCATTGCCCGATTTCCTGCTGACCGCGGCGGCGGTCGGCGGGCTGATCAAGCATAATGCCTCGATCTCGGGGGCGGAATGCGGCTGTCAGGCCGAGGTCGGCAGTGCCAGCGCCATGGCGGCGGCAGGGCTGGCCGCGGTGCTGGGCGGCACGCCCGAACAGATAGAAAATGCCGCCGAAATCGCCCTGGAGCATCATCTGGGCATGACTTGCGATCCCGTCAAAGGGCTGGTTCAGGTGCCCTGCATCGAACGCAACGGACTGGGCGCGATCAAGGCCGTCAGCGCGGCCAGCCTTGCCCTGCGCGGCGACGGTCATCACCTTGTGCCGCTGGATGCAGCCATTGAAACCATGCGCCAGACCGGCCGGGACATGAGCGAGAAATACAAGGAAACCTCATTGGGGGGGCTGGCGGTGAACATCCCCAATTGCTGA
- the dusB gene encoding tRNA dihydrouridine synthase DusB — translation MTTREPITIGDTPLGPPVFLAPMAGITDLPFRRAVARHGAGLMVSEMVASSEMVTPRPSTRAAVRAKALTEGALPVSVQIAGREAGAMAETARIVEGMGARIIDINMGCPAKKVTGGLSGAALMRDLDHALSLIDAVVGAVAVPVTLKMRLGWDDSTRNAAELARRATAAGVRMLTVHGRTRAQFYKGNADWSAIRPVADLPGRPPLVANGDIVDAGTARAALAESGAEAVMVGRGAQGAPWRLAEIAHQLYGTPAPVVPRGAALADAVEEHYEDILKFYGVELGLRVARKHLGWYAEANGAPMRAEMLRADSPSRTVALIRQAFAQPCEAAA, via the coding sequence ATGACAACCCGTGAACCAATCACTATTGGCGATACGCCTTTGGGGCCTCCGGTTTTTCTGGCCCCCATGGCGGGCATTACCGATCTGCCCTTCCGGCGGGCGGTGGCGCGCCATGGCGCAGGTTTGATGGTCAGTGAGATGGTTGCCTCCAGCGAAATGGTCACGCCGCGCCCTTCGACGCGGGCAGCAGTGCGCGCCAAGGCTTTGACCGAGGGTGCCTTGCCTGTCAGCGTCCAGATCGCGGGTCGCGAAGCCGGGGCGATGGCGGAAACCGCCCGGATCGTCGAAGGCATGGGCGCGCGGATCATCGACATCAACATGGGGTGCCCCGCCAAGAAGGTGACCGGCGGGCTGTCGGGCGCGGCGCTGATGCGTGATCTGGATCATGCGCTGTCACTGATTGACGCGGTGGTCGGTGCGGTCGCGGTGCCGGTAACGTTGAAAATGCGGCTGGGATGGGATGACAGCACTCGCAATGCCGCCGAACTGGCGCGTCGTGCCACCGCCGCCGGAGTGCGGATGCTGACCGTGCATGGGCGCACCCGCGCGCAGTTCTACAAGGGCAATGCCGATTGGTCGGCGATCCGTCCCGTTGCCGATCTGCCGGGCAGGCCGCCTCTGGTCGCGAATGGAGATATCGTCGACGCGGGAACCGCGCGTGCGGCGCTGGCGGAATCCGGCGCAGAGGCGGTGATGGTCGGGCGCGGGGCGCAGGGGGCGCCCTGGCGGTTGGCCGAGATCGCCCATCAGCTGTATGGCACGCCTGCGCCGGTCGTTCCCCGTGGCGCGGCGCTGGCCGATGCCGTCGAGGAACATTACGAGGATATTCTGAAGTTCTATGGTGTCGAACTGGGGCTGCGCGTCGCGCGCAAGCATCTGGGCTGGTATGCCGAGGCCAATGGCGCCCCCATGCGGGCCGAGATGCTGCGCGCCGACAGCCCTTCCAGGACCGTGGCGCTGATCCGGCAGGCCTTTGCGCAACCCTGCGAGGCGGCGGCATGA
- a CDS encoding two-component system sensor histidine kinase NtrB, with amino-acid sequence MTCVKPEDLDLPSPGAVWNSLPLPGLMLNAEGRVVAMNDAAEVWLNMSRNSTIGKKLDGEPLAKKLRVVPSLMPLVTRVMGTDEALYQGDVQFEIGDRAGGHETRRAAVHAGPAAEPHDLVSLLLVPLTDAGLRYQSKAVKSAARSAIGMAEMLAHEIKNPLAGIRGAAQLMSMNATPEDREMADMIVSESRRIVALLDQVEKFGDTSAPHLRPVNIHDILENVRRSASVGFARDINMVPDYDPSLPPAMADADQLTQVCLNLVKNAAEALAHTERPTIRLHSFYDHTLRLPPDDDDPAGRALPLQIVIEDNGPGLPPAIADQIFEPFVSGRENGTGLGLALVSKIITDHGALIRVDSRPGRTSFRISLPKA; translated from the coding sequence ATGACCTGCGTCAAGCCCGAAGATCTGGATCTGCCATCGCCCGGTGCAGTCTGGAACAGCCTGCCCCTGCCCGGATTGATGCTGAATGCCGAAGGGCGCGTGGTGGCAATGAATGATGCCGCCGAGGTCTGGCTGAACATGTCGCGCAATTCCACCATCGGCAAGAAACTGGACGGAGAGCCTCTGGCGAAGAAGCTGCGGGTCGTTCCATCCCTGATGCCGCTGGTGACGCGGGTCATGGGCACCGATGAGGCGCTGTATCAGGGAGATGTCCAGTTCGAGATCGGAGATCGCGCCGGGGGCCATGAAACCCGACGTGCGGCGGTTCATGCCGGACCAGCTGCCGAACCACATGATCTGGTCTCGTTGCTGCTGGTGCCGCTGACCGATGCGGGGCTTCGCTACCAAAGCAAGGCGGTCAAATCGGCGGCACGCAGTGCCATCGGCATGGCCGAGATGCTGGCCCATGAAATCAAGAACCCCTTGGCGGGCATCCGTGGTGCGGCGCAGCTGATGAGCATGAACGCCACGCCCGAAGATCGCGAAATGGCGGATATGATCGTCAGCGAGTCACGCCGCATCGTCGCGCTGCTGGATCAGGTCGAAAAATTCGGCGACACTTCTGCCCCGCACCTGAGGCCGGTGAACATTCACGACATTCTGGAGAATGTGCGCCGTTCGGCAAGTGTCGGATTCGCCCGCGATATCAACATGGTTCCCGACTATGATCCGTCATTGCCGCCGGCCATGGCCGATGCCGACCAGTTGACGCAGGTCTGCCTCAATCTGGTCAAGAACGCCGCCGAGGCGCTGGCGCATACGGAGCGACCGACGATCAGGCTGCACAGCTTCTATGATCACACCCTTCGGCTGCCGCCCGATGACGATGATCCGGCTGGGCGCGCGCTGCCGCTTCAGATCGTCATCGAGGACAATGGCCCCGGTCTGCCCCCCGCGATTGCCGACCAGATTTTCGAACCCTTCGTGTCTGGACGCGAGAATGGCACGGGGCTTGGACTGGCACTGGTCAGCAAGATCATCACCGATCACGGCGCGCTGATCCGTGTGGACAGCCGGCCGGGGCGCACCTCATTTCGAATTTCACTTCCAAAGGCATAA
- a CDS encoding sigma-54-dependent transcriptional regulator: MDGTVLIADDDRTIRTVLTQALTRAGCRVHATGSLAQLEKWVEEGRGDLVITDVMMPDGNGIDQIPAIHKARPDLPVIVISAQNTIVTAIRATEADAFEYLPKPFDLPDLMAKANQALSRRPRRNDATAEPAAPSAGSTADPAMPLIGHAPAMQSLFRMVARVLNADLPVMIAGEAGVGKTIIARSFHELSDRRDRGLVFLTSADAGEKSVMQATEKSRGGTIVIENPAGFDQAAQARLIGLIEATETGADRAEAPRFVATTGPDPQADVASGRLRSDLYYRLAGITMVVPPLRARVDDILPLASHLLARASAQGLPERSLSEEAATLLRAHPFPGNVRELENMMRRLALTASATAISGSEMREALSQQGGGRGAPAMQSAAVPLDGVSPVAGQIPADDGPLSDSVEAHLQRYFDLHGDALPPPGLYDRILREVERPLLQVALDATGGNQLRCADLLGINRNTLRKKLTELNIEVTRRRKLM; this comes from the coding sequence ATGGACGGAACTGTTCTGATCGCCGATGACGACCGCACGATACGCACCGTGCTGACTCAGGCGCTGACCCGCGCGGGATGCCGCGTGCATGCCACCGGCAGTCTGGCGCAGCTGGAAAAATGGGTCGAGGAAGGGCGCGGCGATCTGGTGATCACCGATGTGATGATGCCCGATGGCAATGGCATCGACCAGATTCCCGCCATCCATAAGGCACGGCCGGATCTGCCGGTCATCGTGATCTCGGCCCAGAACACCATCGTGACCGCCATTCGCGCAACCGAGGCGGATGCCTTTGAATATCTGCCCAAGCCCTTTGACCTGCCCGACCTGATGGCCAAGGCCAACCAGGCGCTGTCACGCAGGCCGCGGCGCAACGATGCGACGGCGGAACCGGCGGCGCCCTCGGCCGGGAGCACGGCTGATCCGGCCATGCCCCTGATTGGCCATGCACCGGCCATGCAGTCGCTGTTCAGAATGGTGGCGCGCGTCCTGAACGCCGATCTGCCGGTGATGATTGCCGGTGAGGCCGGAGTCGGCAAGACGATCATCGCGCGGTCATTCCATGAATTGTCGGACCGTCGTGATCGTGGGCTGGTGTTCCTGACCTCGGCGGATGCAGGCGAGAAATCCGTCATGCAGGCGACCGAGAAATCGCGTGGCGGCACCATCGTGATCGAGAATCCGGCAGGTTTCGATCAGGCGGCCCAGGCGCGGTTGATCGGGTTGATCGAGGCGACGGAAACCGGGGCGGACCGTGCCGAGGCCCCGCGTTTCGTCGCCACCACCGGGCCGGACCCGCAGGCCGATGTCGCCTCGGGGCGGCTGCGTTCGGACCTCTATTACCGGTTGGCGGGGATCACCATGGTTGTCCCGCCGCTGCGGGCCCGCGTCGATGATATTCTGCCGTTGGCCTCGCATTTGCTGGCGCGGGCCTCGGCGCAGGGATTGCCCGAACGCAGCCTGTCGGAGGAAGCGGCCACCCTGCTGCGCGCCCATCCCTTCCCGGGAAATGTGCGCGAACTGGAAAACATGATGCGCAGGCTGGCCCTGACGGCCAGTGCCACGGCAATCTCGGGCAGCGAAATGCGCGAGGCACTCAGCCAGCAAGGGGGCGGGCGTGGCGCTCCGGCGATGCAATCGGCCGCGGTGCCTCTGGATGGCGTGTCGCCGGTGGCCGGACAGATTCCGGCGGATGACGGACCCTTGTCGGATTCGGTCGAGGCGCATTTGCAGCGCTATTTCGATCTGCATGGCGACGCGCTGCCGCCTCCGGGCCTGTATGACCGGATTCTGCGCGAGGTCGAGCGCCCGCTGTTGCAGGTGGCATTGGATGCGACCGGCGGGAATCAGCTGCGCTGTGCGGATCTGCTGGGAATAAACCGCAATACCCTGCGCAAAAAGCTGACCGAGCTGAATATCGAGGTGACACGACGCCGCAAACTGATGTAA
- a CDS encoding sensor histidine kinase NtrY-like: MAESASGLSWDRLARLRLPRHWRGPVSWGALLVGASLAAATIFVLGPLSHGIQSRVLRLILMLDLIYLIMLIGAVLARMARLITARRHSAAGSRLHARLVTVFAGLALVPTVLVALFAGLLVNIGLEGWFSDRVQQVVTTSQAAAEAYQEEHRDDLTEDARALAGVLTQAGRKNPMIEDGEMRQLLVQGQSLIQRGLREAYIINGAGEIRARGERSYLFWYEEPTSEELDRAQSEGLVLIEDWQNNEFRALVALPPLADRYLYVTRDVDGDLLGLLDDTRATVGDYRQLEETRGQVLFEFSLVYLGFALLLVAAAIWLGLWFASRLSRPIGQLAQASERVGHGDLDVQVPEVDTGDEIQTLGESFNRMTRQLKAQREELVESYRISDGQRRLFDNVLSSVTSGVIGLDAAGEIDFVNRSATRLLGLDPKTDIDALLNEAVPEFAPLFDRLSGSVAETVQDEVRLLREGRLESLLVRMAVRRGADGGLEGYVVAFDDVTELVSAQRLAAWGDVARRVAHEIKNPLTPIQLSAERLRRKFGPLAGPEEKASLDQYVDVIIRQTGDLRRIVDEFSRFARMPEPDRAETDMAALLREVVLLQQDALKGALVADIPDEPVIVDCDQGMLRQALTNLLKNAGEAIEERAEKMEEGWTGRVHVQLQAEHDAVTITITDNGPGLPADRSRLFEPYVTLKSHGTGLGLPIVKKIVEEHGGSLTLTDASDRDGARAEIRLPRERHPVRGTQVKNRQEKHEAAAHD, translated from the coding sequence ATGGCAGAGTCCGCATCAGGGCTAAGCTGGGACAGGCTGGCCAGGTTACGATTGCCGCGACATTGGCGTGGTCCGGTCAGCTGGGGCGCGCTGCTGGTCGGTGCGTCTCTGGCAGCGGCGACGATCTTCGTTCTGGGTCCACTGAGTCACGGTATTCAAAGCCGCGTTCTGCGTCTGATCCTGATGCTGGACCTGATCTATCTGATCATGCTGATCGGTGCCGTTCTGGCCCGCATGGCGCGGCTGATCACGGCGCGGCGGCATTCGGCGGCAGGTTCGCGCCTGCATGCGCGGCTGGTCACGGTCTTTGCCGGTCTGGCGCTGGTGCCGACGGTGCTGGTGGCGCTTTTCGCGGGCCTGTTGGTCAATATCGGACTGGAGGGCTGGTTCTCGGACCGGGTGCAGCAGGTTGTCACGACCTCGCAGGCCGCGGCCGAGGCCTATCAGGAAGAGCATCGCGATGACCTGACCGAGGATGCCCGTGCGCTGGCCGGTGTGCTGACCCAGGCCGGACGCAAGAATCCGATGATCGAAGACGGCGAAATGCGGCAGTTGCTGGTGCAGGGGCAGTCGCTGATTCAGCGGGGCCTGCGCGAGGCCTATATCATCAATGGCGCGGGTGAGATTCGGGCAAGGGGCGAGCGCAGCTATCTGTTCTGGTATGAAGAACCCACCAGCGAAGAGCTGGACCGCGCGCAGAGCGAAGGTCTGGTCCTGATCGAAGACTGGCAGAACAACGAGTTCCGCGCGCTGGTCGCCCTGCCGCCGCTGGCCGACCGCTATCTGTATGTGACCCGCGATGTTGACGGGGATCTGCTGGGGCTTCTGGACGATACCCGTGCCACGGTGGGCGATTATCGTCAGCTCGAGGAAACGCGGGGGCAGGTTCTGTTCGAATTTTCGCTGGTCTATCTGGGTTTTGCGCTGCTGCTGGTGGCGGCAGCGATCTGGCTGGGTCTGTGGTTTGCCAGCCGGCTGTCGCGGCCCATCGGGCAATTGGCGCAGGCCAGCGAACGGGTCGGCCATGGTGATCTGGACGTGCAGGTGCCCGAGGTGGATACCGGCGACGAGATCCAGACCCTGGGCGAGAGTTTCAACCGCATGACGCGGCAGTTGAAGGCACAGCGCGAAGAACTGGTCGAAAGCTATCGCATCAGCGACGGTCAGCGGCGTCTGTTCGACAATGTGTTGTCCTCGGTAACATCGGGGGTCATCGGGCTGGATGCGGCAGGCGAGATCGATTTCGTCAACCGCTCGGCCACGCGTCTGCTGGGGCTGGACCCCAAGACCGATATTGATGCGCTTCTGAATGAGGCCGTGCCGGAATTCGCGCCGCTGTTTGATCGCCTGTCGGGCTCGGTCGCGGAAACGGTCCAGGATGAGGTGCGGCTGCTGCGTGAAGGTCGCCTGGAAAGCCTGTTGGTGCGCATGGCGGTGCGGCGGGGCGCGGATGGCGGGCTGGAAGGCTATGTGGTCGCTTTTGACGATGTGACCGAGCTGGTCAGCGCGCAGCGTCTGGCCGCCTGGGGGGATGTGGCACGCCGGGTCGCCCATGAAATCAAGAACCCGCTGACCCCGATTCAACTGTCCGCGGAAAGATTGCGGCGCAAGTTCGGCCCGCTGGCTGGCCCCGAGGAAAAGGCGTCGCTGGATCAATATGTCGATGTGATCATCCGCCAGACCGGTGATCTGCGCCGCATCGTCGATGAATTCAGCCGCTTTGCCCGTATGCCGGAACCCGATCGCGCGGAAACCGACATGGCAGCGCTGCTGCGCGAGGTCGTCCTGCTGCAGCAGGATGCGCTGAAGGGGGCGCTGGTCGCGGATATTCCCGATGAGCCGGTGATCGTCGATTGCGATCAGGGCATGTTGCGTCAGGCGCTGACGAATCTGCTGAAGAATGCCGGAGAGGCCATCGAGGAACGCGCCGAGAAGATGGAAGAGGGTTGGACCGGCCGGGTGCATGTGCAGTTGCAGGCCGAACATGACGCGGTCACGATCACCATCACCGATAACGGTCCGGGGTTGCCAGCGGACCGGTCACGCCTGTTCGAACCCTATGTCACGCTGAAATCACATGGCACCGGACTTGGCCTGCCGATTGTCAAGAAGATCGTCGAGGAACATGGCGGCAGCCTGACCCTGACGGATGCGTCCGACCGCGATGGCGCAAGGGCCGAAATTCGCCTTCCACGGGAAAGGCATCCGGTGCGTGGCACCCAGGTCAAGAACAGACAAGAAAAACACGAGGCGGCAGCACATGACTGA
- a CDS encoding sigma-54-dependent transcriptional regulator — MTDILIVDDERDIRELIADILKDEGFETRLAANSDEAIDALNESEPALMVLDIWLKDSRMDGIDILKQVKNNNPDVPVIIISGHGNIEIAVAAIRQGAYDFIEKPFNIDQLMVVVNRAMETSRLRRENSTLRRGGERATEMLGQSVAFKRLRDNLDKVAKSNGRVMLSGEPGAGKELAARYIHAHSPRASSPFITVPCASIEPERMEEVLFGRESPERGIEKGLLEQAHGGVIYFDEVGDMPLGTQPKILRVLTEQQFSRAGGTDRVRVDLRVISSTNRDLLAEIAAGRFRQELYDRLNVVPVAVPSLADRRDDIALLASHFIAQFHAMQGLPARELPEETIAALQSMRWPGNIRQLRNVIERVLILAEGNGPIQPTELEPQGATPDNSDALSLGPQITAMALREAREMFEREYLLAQINRFGGNISRTAQFVGMERSALHRKLKSLGVVGGMRNDEEMIAGK, encoded by the coding sequence ATGACTGATATTCTGATCGTAGATGACGAACGCGATATCCGCGAACTGATTGCCGACATCCTGAAGGATGAAGGTTTTGAAACGCGGCTTGCGGCGAATTCGGACGAGGCGATAGATGCTCTGAACGAGAGCGAGCCGGCCCTGATGGTTCTGGATATCTGGCTGAAGGACAGCCGGATGGACGGCATCGACATTCTGAAACAGGTCAAGAACAACAATCCCGATGTGCCGGTGATCATCATCTCGGGTCATGGCAATATCGAGATTGCGGTCGCCGCGATCCGCCAGGGGGCCTATGACTTCATCGAAAAACCCTTCAATATCGATCAGTTGATGGTCGTCGTGAACCGGGCGATGGAAACCAGCCGCCTGCGTCGCGAGAACAGCACCCTGCGCCGTGGCGGCGAGCGCGCCACCGAAATGCTGGGCCAATCCGTCGCTTTCAAGCGTCTGCGGGACAATCTGGACAAGGTTGCCAAATCCAACGGGCGGGTCATGCTGTCGGGCGAGCCGGGCGCGGGCAAGGAACTGGCCGCGCGCTATATCCACGCCCACAGTCCGCGTGCAAGCTCACCATTCATCACCGTTCCCTGCGCCAGTATCGAGCCTGAACGCATGGAAGAGGTTCTTTTCGGGCGCGAAAGCCCCGAGCGCGGCATCGAGAAAGGTCTGCTGGAGCAGGCCCATGGCGGGGTGATCTATTTCGACGAGGTCGGAGACATGCCCCTGGGCACCCAGCCCAAGATCCTGCGCGTGCTGACCGAACAGCAGTTCAGCCGGGCTGGGGGCACGGACAGGGTTCGCGTCGATCTGCGGGTGATTTCCTCGACCAATCGCGATCTGCTTGCCGAGATTGCCGCCGGACGATTCCGTCAGGAGCTGTATGACCGGCTGAACGTCGTGCCGGTGGCGGTGCCGTCACTGGCGGACCGGCGCGACGACATCGCGCTGCTGGCAAGCCATTTCATCGCGCAGTTCCATGCCATGCAGGGGCTGCCGGCGCGCGAATTGCCCGAGGAAACGATTGCGGCGCTGCAATCCATGCGCTGGCCGGGCAATATCCGCCAGCTGCGCAACGTGATCGAGCGGGTGCTGATTCTGGCCGAAGGCAATGGGCCGATCCAGCCGACAGAACTTGAACCTCAGGGGGCCACCCCGGACAACAGTGATGCACTGAGCCTTGGGCCGCAGATCACCGCCATGGCACTGCGCGAGGCCCGCGAGATGTTCGAGCGTGAATATCTGCTGGCGCAGATCAACCGTTTCGGCGGCAATATCAGTCGCACGGCCCAATTCGTCGGCATGGAGCGCAGCGCGCTGCACCGCAAGCTCAAATCTCTTGGGGTCGTTGGCGGCATGCGCAACGACGAGGAAATGATTGCAGGGAAATGA
- the trkA gene encoding Trk system potassium transporter TrkA: protein MKIIICGAGQVGWQIARHLSGERNDVTIIDNNAELIRRATDALDVQGVTGFASHPDVLDNAGARDADLIIAATHSDEVNMVTCQVAHSVFQVSRKIARLRSTAYLDAIYSDLYRTDHLPIDVVISPEREVAKAALQRLSAPSTFDVETFLNGRTHLLGIALDDDCPALNTPLRQLNEIFSSLRAIVVGVRRAGRLFAPEPGDQLFAGDQIYVFSHRDDVARTLEIFGKAPRKQSRVAIIGAGNVGLAVARTLEAQPERIRAKLIERDRTRAEYAADRLERTIVLNGDGLSAELLEEAAVPTADAVLAVTDDDKTNILASVRAKQAGAGMAIALINDPTLVSLMGALDIDAYINPRATTVSTILRHIRHGRVQDIYSVGDAEAEVMQAQVLSTSPMSGRAIRDIEFPEGALIGAVLKGDKVIKPSSDTRIEEGDVVLIFALTKDVPEVERLLQVSIDFF, encoded by the coding sequence ATGAAGATCATCATCTGCGGAGCGGGGCAGGTCGGTTGGCAAATCGCACGACATCTGTCCGGTGAACGGAATGACGTCACCATCATCGACAACAATGCCGAACTGATCCGGCGGGCCACCGACGCACTGGACGTGCAGGGCGTCACCGGTTTCGCCAGCCATCCCGATGTGCTGGACAATGCCGGCGCGCGTGATGCCGATCTGATCATTGCCGCGACCCATTCGGACGAGGTGAACATGGTCACCTGCCAGGTGGCCCATTCGGTGTTCCAGGTATCGCGCAAGATTGCCCGTCTGCGCAGTACCGCATATCTGGATGCCATCTATTCCGACCTGTATCGCACCGATCATCTGCCCATTGATGTTGTCATCAGCCCCGAACGCGAGGTCGCCAAGGCCGCGCTGCAACGTCTTTCCGCGCCCTCGACCTTTGATGTCGAAACCTTTCTGAATGGGCGCACCCATCTGCTGGGCATTGCGCTGGACGATGACTGTCCGGCGCTGAACACGCCGCTGCGGCAATTGAACGAGATATTTTCCAGTCTTCGTGCCATCGTTGTCGGGGTGCGGCGCGCGGGGCGGCTGTTTGCGCCAGAGCCGGGCGACCAGTTGTTCGCGGGGGATCAGATCTATGTATTTTCCCATCGCGACGATGTTGCGCGCACCCTGGAGATTTTCGGCAAGGCCCCGCGCAAGCAGTCGCGCGTTGCCATCATCGGGGCAGGGAATGTCGGCCTTGCCGTGGCCCGTACGCTGGAGGCGCAGCCGGAACGCATTCGCGCCAAGCTGATCGAGCGCGACCGCACGCGGGCCGAATATGCCGCGGACCGGCTGGAGCGGACCATCGTGCTGAACGGCGACGGCCTGTCGGCAGAATTGCTGGAGGAAGCCGCCGTTCCCACCGCCGATGCCGTTCTGGCCGTGACCGATGATGACAAGACGAACATCCTTGCCTCGGTGCGTGCCAAACAGGCCGGCGCTGGCATGGCCATTGCGCTGATCAATGACCCCACCCTTGTGTCGTTGATGGGGGCCTTGGATATCGATGCCTATATCAATCCGCGTGCAACGACGGTGTCGACCATCCTGCGCCATATCCGCCATGGTCGCGTGCAGGACATCTATTCGGTCGGCGATGCCGAGGCCGAAGTCATGCAGGCTCAGGTCCTGTCTACCTCGCCGATGTCGGGCCGGGCGATCCGCGATATCGAATTTCCCGAAGGGGCGCTGATCGGGGCGGTCCTGAAGGGCGACAAGGTGATCAAGCCGTCATCGGATACCCGCATCGAAGAGGGTGACGTGGTTCTGATCTTTGCGCTGACCAAGGACGTGCCAGAGGTCGAACGCCTCTTGCAGGTCTCGATCGACTTTTTCTGA